A stretch of the Haloplanus aerogenes genome encodes the following:
- a CDS encoding DUF420 domain-containing protein: MATASASGPVKDHPAAVTFVLSVVGYTLVVGTFLGVVPGSIFPDLSLQQVNRLSDAIAVVNTLATLSLVAGWRWIRRDEVKKHAAAMVTAFGLILVFLVLYLTKIGGGGTKEFVGPQLVYYAYLAMLAIHIILSIVSVPVVLYAIVLGATHTPAELRDTAHARVGRIAAGSWILSLSLGVVTYLLLNHVYSWEFVEAAVVVAAPGLRS; this comes from the coding sequence ATGGCAACGGCCAGCGCCAGCGGCCCGGTCAAGGACCATCCCGCCGCCGTCACGTTCGTCCTCTCCGTCGTCGGGTACACCCTCGTCGTCGGCACCTTCCTCGGCGTCGTTCCGGGATCGATCTTCCCCGACCTCTCGCTCCAGCAGGTGAACCGCCTCTCGGACGCCATCGCCGTCGTCAACACGCTCGCGACGCTCTCGCTCGTCGCCGGCTGGCGGTGGATTCGCCGCGACGAGGTGAAAAAGCACGCCGCCGCCATGGTGACCGCGTTCGGCCTCATCCTCGTCTTCCTCGTCCTCTACCTGACCAAAATCGGCGGCGGCGGCACCAAGGAGTTCGTCGGCCCGCAACTCGTCTACTACGCCTATCTCGCGATGCTCGCCATCCACATTATCCTCTCTATCGTCTCCGTCCCCGTCGTCCTCTACGCCATCGTCCTCGGCGCGACGCACACGCCCGCGGAGCTCCGTGACACCGCCCACGCCCGCGTCGGGCGCATCGCCGCCGGTTCGTGGATCCTCTCGCTTTCGCTCGGCGTCGTCACTTACCTCCTTCTCAATCACGTCTACAGCTGGGAGTTCGTGGAGGCGGCCGTCGTCGTCGCGGCGCCGGGGCTCCGTAGCTAG
- a CDS encoding universal stress protein gives MYDRILVPTDGSDPASTATNHALTIAERFDATVHALYIVDVDGIAHEAPGLTLDTLRDTLRQEGKTATAAVAERGDDRGVDVTTAVVEGLAEDIIVDYADEEGIDLIVMGTHGRRGMDRYLVGSVTERVVRRTDVPTLVVRGEWD, from the coding sequence ATGTACGACCGTATTCTGGTCCCGACCGACGGGAGCGATCCGGCGTCGACGGCGACGAACCACGCGCTGACGATCGCCGAGCGTTTCGACGCGACGGTCCACGCGCTGTACATCGTCGACGTCGACGGTATCGCGCACGAGGCGCCGGGGCTGACTCTCGACACCCTCCGTGACACACTCAGACAGGAGGGAAAGACGGCGACGGCGGCCGTCGCGGAACGCGGCGACGACCGCGGCGTCGACGTGACGACCGCGGTCGTCGAGGGGTTAGCCGAGGACATCATCGTCGACTACGCCGACGAGGAAGGAATCGATCTGATCGTGATGGGGACTCACGGCCGCCGGGGGATGGATCGCTATCTGGTCGGGAGCGTGACCGAACGAGTCGTCCGCCGAACCGACGTGCCGACGCTCGTCGTCCGCGGGGAGTGGGACTAG
- a CDS encoding NAD(P)-dependent glycerol-1-phosphate dehydrogenase: MFDKSTWIKLPRNVVVGHDVLSDLGAVVDDLSVAGRPLVVTSPTPNRLVGDRVRAQLGSNPATVTVEKAGFDAVERVVEAAKAEEATYLVGLGGGKPIDTAKMAADRLGFGFVSIPTAASHDGIVSGRSSIPEGDTRHSVAADPPLAVVADTEVVAAAPWELTTAGCADIVSNYTAVEDWKLAYRLQNVEYSEYAGALSRMTAEMLVENADSIKQGLEESAWVVVKALVSSGVAMSIAGSSRPASGAEHLFSHRLDRIAPDRALHGHQVGVGAILVAYLHEGEKGMWRNIRDALAVIGAPTTAADLGFDDETVIEALTTAHRIRDRYTILGNGISEAAAREAATKTGVI, from the coding sequence ATGTTCGACAAGTCGACGTGGATCAAACTCCCGCGGAACGTAGTCGTGGGCCACGACGTTCTCTCGGACCTCGGCGCCGTCGTCGACGACCTCTCCGTGGCCGGGCGGCCGCTGGTCGTCACGAGTCCGACGCCGAACCGACTCGTCGGCGACCGGGTCCGCGCACAGCTCGGGAGCAACCCTGCGACAGTCACCGTCGAGAAAGCCGGCTTCGACGCCGTCGAGCGCGTCGTCGAGGCTGCGAAGGCCGAGGAGGCGACGTATCTGGTCGGTCTCGGCGGCGGCAAACCCATCGACACGGCGAAGATGGCGGCCGACCGCCTCGGCTTCGGCTTCGTCTCCATCCCCACCGCCGCCAGCCACGACGGCATCGTCAGCGGCCGGTCGTCGATCCCCGAGGGCGACACCCGGCACAGCGTGGCGGCCGATCCGCCGCTCGCCGTCGTCGCCGACACCGAAGTCGTCGCGGCCGCGCCGTGGGAACTCACCACCGCTGGCTGTGCCGACATCGTCTCCAACTACACCGCCGTCGAGGACTGGAAACTCGCCTACCGGCTCCAGAACGTCGAATACTCCGAGTACGCGGGCGCGCTCTCCCGCATGACTGCCGAGATGCTGGTCGAGAACGCCGACTCGATCAAGCAGGGGCTAGAGGAGTCGGCGTGGGTGGTCGTGAAGGCGCTCGTCTCCTCCGGCGTCGCCATGTCCATCGCGGGCTCCTCGCGCCCCGCCAGCGGCGCCGAACACCTCTTCTCCCACCGCCTCGACCGCATCGCCCCGGACCGCGCGCTCCACGGCCACCAGGTCGGCGTCGGCGCCATCCTCGTCGCCTACCTCCACGAGGGCGAGAAGGGCATGTGGCGGAACATCCGCGACGCGCTGGCGGTGATCGGCGCGCCGACGACCGCCGCTGACCTCGGCTTCGACGACGAGACGGTAATCGAGGCGCTGACGACCGCCCACCGCATCCGCGACCGGTACACCATCCTCGGCAACGGTATCAGCGAGGCGGCCGCGCGCGAGGCGGCGACGAAGACGGGCGTGATCTAG
- a CDS encoding hybrid sensor histidine kinase/response regulator — protein sequence MAPSDPETPRIGLVDGGDRLEERFAPTFLDAGYAVTTVDSAGDCLGLVADGNLDGIVSGYDLPDLDGVRLLRSVRVTHPALPFLLVPAAGSETIASEAVDAGVSGYVSADADALTVLERLENAFDRQGTWSDAEHQRRYRHLIQISPVAVNLFDETGESIWCNDATLDLLGLDGRGDLIGRQIFEFIHPDDHDTARREMESVIGRKVSVGPTQLRLRRADGTVRFVQVATAIGSFLGADIGQAIIVDVTPLREAQEELRNERRFVDGALDALQDVFYVVDADGDLLRWNEALTEVTGYDDDELASMNVSTLVSEADAPRLLVSIETAIEEGADVTEATLVTERCLRLPYEFRARRLTEAEDDGEPRVAGIGRDVTERKERKRQLQALEQWLRHNIRNDVNVIQGTAEDALAGKIDDVDEGLRRIERYAEHLLEQANRERRIVEILTTPPDPVSVDLETVVRRLLGDLRERHPNADIDLERVDSVVVVAIPDISAAVEELVDNAVAYADSETPTVRIAVVADDARGLVRVSDDGPGIPALERNTLRIDHEIDSLHHGSGLGLLFVYWVARLSGGDITIDDDDDGSTVTLSFPMAHER from the coding sequence GTGGCTCCATCTGACCCCGAGACACCTCGTATCGGTCTCGTCGACGGGGGGGATCGGCTCGAAGAGCGATTCGCGCCCACGTTCCTCGACGCTGGCTACGCCGTCACGACGGTCGATTCGGCGGGCGACTGTCTCGGTCTCGTCGCCGATGGAAATCTCGACGGCATCGTGAGCGGCTACGACCTCCCGGACCTCGACGGCGTGCGCCTCCTCCGGTCGGTTCGGGTCACCCACCCTGCCCTCCCCTTCCTCCTCGTACCCGCGGCCGGTTCGGAGACCATCGCCAGCGAGGCAGTCGACGCGGGGGTGAGCGGCTACGTCTCTGCCGACGCCGACGCGCTGACGGTCCTCGAGCGACTCGAAAACGCCTTCGACCGACAGGGGACGTGGAGCGACGCGGAACACCAGCGGCGGTACCGCCACCTCATCCAGATATCGCCCGTCGCGGTCAACCTGTTCGACGAGACCGGCGAGTCGATCTGGTGTAACGACGCCACCCTCGACTTGCTGGGACTGGACGGGCGCGGCGACTTAATCGGCCGACAGATATTCGAATTCATCCACCCCGACGACCACGACACCGCACGACGGGAGATGGAGTCGGTCATCGGACGGAAGGTGTCCGTCGGCCCGACCCAGCTACGGCTTCGGCGAGCGGACGGCACGGTTCGCTTCGTACAGGTAGCGACCGCAATCGGCAGTTTCCTCGGGGCGGATATCGGACAGGCCATCATCGTCGACGTCACGCCGCTCCGCGAGGCGCAAGAAGAACTCCGGAACGAACGCCGGTTCGTCGACGGGGCGCTCGATGCGCTTCAGGACGTGTTCTACGTCGTCGACGCTGACGGTGACCTCCTGCGGTGGAACGAGGCGCTGACCGAGGTCACCGGCTACGACGACGACGAACTGGCGTCGATGAACGTCTCGACGCTCGTCTCCGAGGCCGACGCGCCGCGACTGCTGGTGTCCATCGAGACCGCTATCGAGGAGGGAGCCGACGTGACCGAGGCGACGCTCGTCACCGAGCGCTGCCTCCGACTCCCGTACGAGTTTCGCGCTCGGCGATTGACCGAGGCGGAAGACGACGGCGAACCCCGCGTCGCCGGCATCGGCCGTGACGTCACCGAGCGAAAGGAGCGCAAGCGGCAGCTACAGGCGCTCGAACAGTGGCTCAGACACAACATCCGAAACGACGTGAACGTCATTCAGGGCACCGCCGAGGACGCGCTGGCGGGGAAGATCGACGACGTCGACGAGGGCTTGCGTCGCATCGAGCGCTACGCGGAGCACCTCCTCGAACAGGCCAACCGCGAGCGACGAATCGTCGAAATCCTCACGACGCCGCCCGACCCCGTGTCGGTCGACCTCGAGACGGTGGTCCGACGGCTCCTCGGCGACCTCCGCGAGCGGCACCCGAACGCCGACATCGACCTCGAGCGGGTGGACTCGGTCGTCGTCGTCGCCATCCCCGACATCTCGGCCGCCGTCGAGGAACTCGTCGATAACGCCGTCGCGTACGCCGACAGCGAGACGCCGACGGTCCGAATCGCCGTCGTCGCCGACGACGCTCGGGGACTCGTCCGCGTGTCGGACGACGGCCCCGGTATCCCGGCGCTCGAGCGGAACACGTTGCGGATCGACCACGAAATCGACTCGCTCCACCACGGCTCCGGACTGGGACTGCTGTTCGTCTACTGGGTGGCGCGTCTCTCCGGCGGGGACATCACCATCGACGACGACGACGACGGTAGCACCGTCACCCTCTCGTTCCCGATGGCTCACGAGAGGTGA
- a CDS encoding glycosyltransferase family 4 protein, translated as MRVAFVSLTTAHDGDDWYARRMRAVAERLVARGHDVTICCTQWWDGDHPAFDFEGVTYRRVTAEPAPQAFVAKLPFVLNSVRPDIVHVATNPHLAVPAARVTGRLRRIPVVAEWWAQPDDETTTSWHRRWAARSPGRVLVPSRTVGTAVRECGADADDVEVVPDSVDMAAIRSASVDQRADVVYARPLDDHANVEEFLLALAELRQLEWRAAVIGDGPARPDAERTARDLRIADRVEFLGALDPADQVPILKGAHVFAQTATWEPFATNLLRALACGCVGVVEYQADSAAHELVEEEPRGALVTSPRELADEIVDAAEMERWTVNEAYAPYDHDAVLDRYVDCYERAIDDYGFF; from the coding sequence GTGCGTGTCGCGTTCGTGTCGCTGACGACGGCCCACGACGGCGACGACTGGTACGCCCGCCGGATGCGAGCGGTCGCCGAGCGACTGGTGGCCCGTGGTCACGACGTGACCATCTGCTGTACGCAGTGGTGGGACGGCGACCACCCCGCCTTCGATTTCGAGGGCGTCACGTACCGCCGCGTGACGGCAGAGCCAGCACCCCAGGCGTTCGTCGCCAAACTCCCGTTCGTCCTCAACAGCGTCCGTCCCGACATCGTCCACGTCGCCACCAACCCGCACCTCGCGGTGCCTGCCGCCCGCGTCACCGGCCGCCTTCGGCGCATCCCCGTCGTCGCCGAGTGGTGGGCCCAGCCCGACGACGAGACGACGACGTCGTGGCACCGCCGCTGGGCCGCCCGGTCGCCGGGTCGCGTGCTCGTCCCCTCCCGTACCGTCGGGACGGCGGTCCGGGAGTGTGGCGCCGACGCCGACGATGTCGAGGTCGTTCCCGACAGCGTCGACATGGCGGCCATCCGAAGCGCGTCCGTCGACCAACGCGCCGACGTGGTGTACGCCCGGCCGCTCGACGACCACGCCAACGTCGAGGAGTTCCTCCTCGCGCTGGCGGAACTCCGGCAACTGGAGTGGCGGGCGGCGGTCATCGGCGACGGCCCGGCCCGCCCCGACGCCGAGCGCACCGCCCGTGACCTCCGCATCGCGGACCGCGTCGAGTTCCTCGGGGCCCTCGATCCCGCCGACCAGGTGCCGATCCTCAAGGGTGCCCACGTCTTCGCCCAGACAGCCACGTGGGAGCCGTTCGCGACGAACCTGTTGCGGGCGCTCGCGTGTGGCTGTGTGGGCGTCGTCGAGTATCAGGCCGACTCGGCGGCGCACGAACTCGTCGAGGAGGAACCTCGCGGCGCCTTGGTGACCTCTCCCCGCGAACTCGCGGACGAAATCGTCGACGCCGCGGAGATGGAACGGTGGACGGTCAACGAGGCGTACGCACCCTACGACCACGACGCGGTGCTCGACCGCTACGTCGACTGCTACGAGCGCGCCATCGACGACTACGGCTTTTTCTAA
- a CDS encoding MTH865 family protein, translated as MSDDVAAELREQFRTAFEGADFPVTDQMDLVPALPNGPGTRFEAGDVSFSAMELAATLDGHQEFPYESVDELVDDVMVALEAEGLI; from the coding sequence ATGAGCGACGACGTTGCGGCCGAGCTCCGCGAGCAGTTCAGGACGGCGTTCGAGGGCGCCGACTTCCCGGTTACCGACCAGATGGATCTCGTCCCGGCGCTGCCGAACGGTCCCGGAACCCGCTTCGAGGCTGGCGACGTGTCTTTCTCCGCCATGGAACTCGCCGCGACCCTCGACGGTCATCAGGAGTTCCCCTACGAGTCCGTCGACGAACTCGTCGACGACGTGATGGTGGCGCTGGAAGCCGAAGGGCTCATTTAG